From Gimesia panareensis, the proteins below share one genomic window:
- a CDS encoding tetratricopeptide repeat protein: protein MPHYFYTATSPSGKRKTQCIQAASAQEAVHELASDEYQEIVLHTDDFAAALSELMPQKVSTKGPITPADHVALRNISNWGFFLMTLKKLYWRMFLILVCWGIFSFALNFVSKTGSDRLVRHLIIVTVSLTVLAFVISVKTVVLMPARKYKRVLEDTYWGRWDEVLKRLPPLNNKMPGVEFAARKAVALAGLGKLDEALTVMEPFSDPSKIPHWLFLSRLADVYETGGELERSLECRAQAYEADIGNSALQLSYANALLRMDRDLQRAGQLVEELEQQKLSDQQETILPLVKGLLELNRGNYREAVNQCTEAVNRLKPYVANQAYSRLYADNARAYTAIALAELGEMEEAERLFQSALPRLEALKSKRTIERYQQAVQRNKT, encoded by the coding sequence ATGCCCCATTATTTTTACACGGCGACCTCCCCCTCCGGCAAACGCAAGACGCAATGTATCCAGGCCGCCTCTGCGCAGGAGGCGGTGCATGAACTGGCGTCTGATGAATATCAGGAAATTGTGCTGCATACAGATGATTTTGCTGCAGCGCTCTCCGAACTGATGCCGCAAAAAGTATCGACCAAGGGGCCGATCACCCCGGCAGACCATGTCGCTCTGCGGAATATCAGTAACTGGGGTTTCTTCCTGATGACGCTGAAAAAACTATACTGGCGCATGTTTTTGATTTTAGTGTGCTGGGGCATATTCTCCTTTGCCCTCAATTTCGTCAGCAAGACTGGTTCGGACCGCCTGGTGAGACATCTCATTATAGTCACTGTGTCTCTAACCGTGCTGGCCTTTGTGATTTCAGTAAAGACCGTAGTCTTAATGCCTGCGCGCAAGTATAAACGCGTACTGGAAGACACTTACTGGGGCCGGTGGGACGAAGTCCTCAAGCGCTTGCCCCCACTAAACAACAAAATGCCGGGGGTGGAATTCGCAGCAAGAAAAGCGGTCGCCTTGGCGGGACTGGGGAAACTGGACGAAGCCCTGACAGTGATGGAACCGTTTTCCGATCCCTCAAAAATACCACACTGGCTGTTTCTGTCTCGGCTGGCGGACGTCTATGAAACCGGGGGTGAGTTGGAGCGCTCACTCGAGTGCCGTGCGCAGGCGTATGAAGCAGACATCGGGAACAGTGCGTTGCAACTGAGTTATGCGAATGCATTGTTAAGGATGGACCGGGACCTGCAACGCGCCGGGCAACTGGTTGAAGAACTCGAACAACAGAAACTCAGCGACCAGCAGGAAACAATCCTCCCATTAGTGAAAGGTCTGCTCGAACTGAACCGGGGAAACTATCGAGAGGCAGTTAACCAATGCACTGAGGCAGTAAACCGGTTGAAACCGTACGTAGCCAATCAAGCTTACTCCCGTTTGTATGCCGACAACGCGCGCGCCTATACTGCGATCGCATTAGCGGAGCTGGGAGAAATGGAAGAGGCGGAACGCCTGTTTCAGTCCGCCCTGCCTCGGCTGGAAGCCCTGAAATCGAAACGGACGATCGAGCGCTATCAGCAGGCCGTGCAGCGAAACAAAACTTAA
- a CDS encoding PQQ-like beta-propeller repeat protein, whose amino-acid sequence MSVSRFICLCVLSTVSVITAPSLMQAEDWFEFRGPTGQGHSSQTSLPIAWSPTEHVLWNTKISGVGWSSPIVVGEKVFVTTAVPEGDGKMPEQSLRVVCLDLESGKILWDKEIFQETKETVQRIHKKNSHASPTPISDGKVVYVHFGTFGTACLTLDGDVVWKTTALKYEMQHGNGGSPILVDDKLVVICDGKGSNFIAALDRKTGDIAWKVDRNVDGRKKFSFATPLLITVNGEEQIVAPGTDVISGHSPKDGKEIWHLNYTGYSVIPRPIYSHGLIFVTTSYDRPTLLAIRPDGKGDVTETHLAWSNKNQIPHTPSLLVVGDELYTVSDKGIGQCFDAKTGKLHWKERVGGNYSASPLFADGKIYFQSEEGETTIIAPGTTYKEISRNHLKEPTLASYAVAGDTLLIRTKSQLYRIGK is encoded by the coding sequence GTGAGTGTTTCCCGATTCATCTGCCTGTGTGTACTCTCTACGGTCTCTGTGATCACTGCCCCCTCCCTGATGCAGGCTGAGGACTGGTTCGAATTTCGTGGCCCGACCGGCCAGGGACATTCTTCACAGACGTCCCTGCCCATTGCCTGGAGCCCGACCGAACACGTGCTCTGGAATACGAAGATCTCCGGCGTTGGCTGGTCGTCGCCGATTGTGGTTGGCGAAAAAGTATTCGTCACCACTGCCGTCCCTGAAGGGGATGGCAAAATGCCCGAACAATCACTGCGGGTCGTCTGCCTGGATCTCGAGTCGGGCAAGATTCTCTGGGATAAAGAGATCTTCCAGGAAACCAAAGAGACCGTCCAACGGATTCACAAGAAAAACAGCCACGCCAGCCCGACCCCGATTTCGGACGGCAAAGTGGTCTACGTGCATTTCGGTACGTTCGGCACCGCCTGCCTGACTCTGGACGGGGACGTCGTCTGGAAAACAACGGCTCTGAAATATGAGATGCAGCACGGCAATGGAGGTTCGCCGATCCTGGTCGATGACAAGCTGGTCGTGATCTGCGACGGGAAAGGTTCCAACTTCATCGCCGCCCTGGATCGCAAGACGGGTGACATCGCCTGGAAAGTGGACCGCAACGTAGACGGACGTAAAAAGTTCTCGTTTGCGACGCCACTACTGATCACCGTCAATGGAGAAGAACAGATCGTGGCCCCCGGTACCGATGTGATCTCGGGCCATTCCCCCAAAGACGGGAAAGAGATCTGGCACCTGAATTATACGGGCTATTCCGTGATCCCCCGCCCGATCTACAGCCATGGTCTGATCTTTGTGACCACCAGCTACGACCGCCCCACCCTGCTGGCAATTCGCCCGGATGGCAAAGGGGATGTGACGGAGACGCACCTGGCCTGGTCCAACAAGAACCAGATTCCTCACACGCCTTCACTGCTGGTGGTGGGTGACGAACTCTATACGGTGAGTGACAAAGGGATCGGCCAGTGTTTTGATGCCAAAACGGGCAAACTGCACTGGAAAGAACGGGTCGGCGGTAACTACTCCGCTTCTCCCCTGTTCGCCGACGGCAAGATTTACTTTCAGAGCGAAGAAGGGGAAACCACGATCATCGCTCCGGGGACGACCTATAAAGAAATCAGTCGCAATCATCTCAAAGAACCGACGCTCGCCTCCTATGCGGTCGCCGGCGACACGCTACTGATTCGCACGAAGTCTCAACTCTATCGGATTGGTAAATAA